A region from the Xenopus laevis strain J_2021 chromosome 4S, Xenopus_laevis_v10.1, whole genome shotgun sequence genome encodes:
- the chst1.S gene encoding carbohydrate sulfotransferase 1 gives MQCSWKAIILLALASIAIQYTAIRTFTSKSFPMCPVPNPANCSLGLDPTDSPDKLCEDNQLLTSNFSRKIHILILATTRSGSSFLGQLFNQHSDVFYLFEPLYHVQYTLIPKMPQNKSPSDRRVMLGASRDLLRSLYDCDLFFLENYIKPQPVNHTTDKLFRRGASKALCSYPVCDALGPTDIYLEEGDCAKKCNSLNLTLATEACKDHGHMAIKTVRVPEVNDLRALIEDPRLNLKVIQLVRDPRGILASRSETFRDTYRLWRIWRATGRKPYNLDVSQLTMVCEDFINSISTGFSRPPWLKGRYMLLRYEDVARNPMKKMEEIYDFVGIPSDGNVERWILNNTRGDLSSARHKYGTVRNSAATAESWRLTLSYDIVEFTQNACGDVLTQLGYKTVGSSQELRNMTFSLIEDRAFTPFL, from the coding sequence ATGCAATGTTCTTGGAAGGCTATCATCTTACTAGCCCTGGCCTCCATTGCTATCCAGTACACAGCAATTCGTACTTTCACTAGCAAATCCTTCCCCATGTGTCCAGTTCCTAATCCGGCCAACTGTAGCCTTGGCTTAGACCCCACAGACTCCCCAGACAAATTGTGTGAGGACAATCAACTGCTGACCTCCAATTTTTCCAGGAAGATACATATTCTTATCTTGGCGACCACCCGCAGTGGATCTTCCTTTTTAGGTCAACTCTTCAATCAGCATTCTGATGTCTTCTATTTGTTCGAGCCTCTCTACCACGTTCAGTATACACTGATCCCAAAAATGCCACAGAATAAGAGCCCTTCTGATCGACGAGTTATGTTGGGGGCCAGTAGGGATCTTTTGAGGAGCCTTTATGATTGTGACCTCTTCTTTTTGGAAAACTATATTAAACCTCAGCCTGTAAATCACACAACTGATAAACTTTTCAGGAGGGGAGCAAGCAAGGCTCTTTGTTCCTATCCTGTCTGTGATGCATTAGGGCCTACAGATATCTATTTAGAGGAAGGTGATTGTGCTAAGAAATGCAACAGCTTGAATTTGACACTGGCTACGGAAGCTTGCAAGGATCATGGACACATGGCTATCAAAACAGTTCGGGTGCCTGAAGTCAATGACTTACGAGCTTTGATAGAAGATCCCCGGCTAAATTTGAAGGTAATCCAGCTAGTAAGGGACCCCCGAGGCATATTAGCTTCTCGTAGTGAGACCTTCCGGGACACATACAGACTGTGGAGGATCTGGAGGGCCACTGGACGTAAACCATACAATTTAGATGTTAGCCAACTGACCATGGTTTGTGAGGACTTTATAAATTCTATCTCCACTGGATTTAGCCGACCCCCATGGCTGAAGGGACGATATATGCTTCTAAGGTATGAGGATGTGGCCCGTAATCCTATGAAAAAGATGGAAGAGATCTATGATTTTGTAGGCATCCCGTCAGATGGAAATGTGGAGAGATGGATCCTGAATAATACGCGTGGCGACCTGTCGTCGGCCAGACACAAGTATGGAACTGTTCGAAATTCTGCAGCTACAGCAGAAAGCTGGAGACTAACATTGTCTTATGACATTGTCGAATTCACCCAGAATGCCTGTGGAGATGTCCTAACGCAACTAGGGTACAAGACTGTTGGCTCATCTCAGGAACTGAGAAACATGACCTTCAGCCTAATCGAAGACAGAGCTTTTACGCCTTTTTTGTAA